In a genomic window of Nothobranchius furzeri strain GRZ-AD chromosome 14, NfurGRZ-RIMD1, whole genome shotgun sequence:
- the rp1l1a gene encoding LOW QUALITY PROTEIN: oxygen-regulated protein 1 (The sequence of the model RefSeq protein was modified relative to this genomic sequence to represent the inferred CDS: inserted 1 base in 1 codon), producing MHLVQTGLWDSQPPSKHASPIPVPPTXSLRNPHVSSTTPAKRITFYKSGDSQFGGVRMAIHKRSFKCFDALLDDLSQKVPLPFGVRTVTTPRGTHTIKHLEQLQDGGCYLCSDRRQAKPINMDLASKRQGISYHHSWRPQRPETSFATPPGPLHFPHRQRRILLVKNSEPSVRRSVVLSRRSARSLKAFLDEVSEVMQFHVRKLYTAEGRRIDSAQSLMTCPGVLVCVGREAFSPTLVNFIRKSSEEKLPGLGSKSPGLGPRIPGNGARSATHGVRSSHGAPSRASEYDEKHDSRKKNNFGLETKKSVIHPRSDSSTRSTRFSLSSEKSYGACSQARPAIMNDDIEKRVLVNKDGSLSVEMRVRFHLQNNETIHWSTQIKKSPSLTNDCCPPSQAQTHYLQKGRSETCSDPDSTSYEGVDYSSQLPQCALEENHYPCCYQKQDNQFDLWENPAIQHCPVPPTQTSSHTMRHTHSSSSSSSCNTRRVVRCRARLSRSPGGLESEQSQVFQKEMCMTEQVERRVEVSQEGDTQVEVCKVSQCCSQTEVVAMDANLQPPSRQSVEGELMIGEDEGRPLSTVSSSSRILQSLKEDQDDEEYDLPPSASQCSHRNEPSPSPTPVAEPDEEPASVVFTSSVHSVKSHTCHCGAATPVIEADGTDRAPTSRSNASKHKSEEEIESEISGEEVNRAVSGLSHLARRPASSQKSWTSNVCSHCGGWKQGVNSNSSATNQSNRSSRSKCTNEDSARNSRENREEDATAEKAASSLSNNSGSSVKSQVNGLSGTKGIPEEGDPDKRAPSVLSVKSHKSSKTGKAESVLSDKSHVSAKSGTSHKSVCNHCAKALSDEPMKGAEAEERSTSVVSAKSHHSAKTNQSHNSTKASEQPPSPRPKSGEDVEERTTSQMSGKLSVISTKSSNCKDYRKASSPSLKVEDSTGGRIEAETQRRPESVKSAKSKKETSARPDEDAKSHCTNTDIDSVADRSPSATSGRSHASAKSSKSQSSNHSKSPSNPLNPDSALIETNTDEKANDSGDNLDVMSVKSKSSVKSSASHKSNCSRNTSSPNVTIISQQGEEDPCVTSENLNDTVATETVEEGEPVDDSAPKSSDSHDITSSPKRTPSPRIHTSKQLSPNPVCGETRGSSALSVHSTTLRKTGRSRCCCEAASALEKENNINEGEDEEDVNSEGAFEQAVSILSSASKRQRKGSGVTEQTLSRISSRSTSLELPEDHETAENSSAKEDMEKIEPTKSPPAVDIPTIKTPEGGKGGGEEHGGQHLERAASASTVKSSRSHKSCCRCRVTAASQLLDSKSTKRGASSSPNRVTNADDTESTKSASATQKMYTLSNETSSAVSERVGRKSPSNASTNPTKDTAGVLANSEYQVICRAGSETRDMEDIPQNKTPKSQNPCSRRPESVTSTQSESKTSLKPSKVNHNPVKDHKTKSPTGSEACLLHNPKSGSKTEASSESTLSHSLSAADLLKETMAAVRPRSQQSKTSKTSDNPQTERSELSQRSRNQRDQENFVELTPECLPNASPNEVVNDWLRSIPANSSMLALDNELNEDDQMAEETSWKPEEEAKKEELNTEEEQVDIEEKSGPQEEEKEDKGECDTAGQTLGDPVGTSPSSKNWQGSAAVMKVLLGSSFGRCRSMPEVSPVYGRRLSTSARGLLDCLAQLQVIEPAMGFVSHQQKDQRPHYDEIMAVLQSLWLTEPSDIDDVDTKKKKGVAQVTPPTSSSGVGMSSGSDGSGKGNGNQGEDESPAKETESVHEEEPTEKVVEEEDGNGSNGDIEMEPEKTSEADTAEELMKSEEQRTVPQSLESLKATENPSTLDKSSANDSSKSLTDNERETLEDSHSATPPTVLRAPLSKRPSQDPDPVWVLNLLKKLEKQFMSHYIEAMTEFKVRWDLDDSLILDTMISELKDEVSQRIQNSIQREIRKIQSRAGKGGRSPRPPGLANISRDSTMTERRRRMLKVMKNQSVKTADSVSDEELTGSDQRSDDEYCPCEACVRKKIAARPFKKNPLAAEAPVMMEFDLRKILQLKKNPSPTTVTASQPTEVEDERTAADEEGRNLEVVEEEEEEEETKQDIKAGVNQETSGENEELEELKEEHEKECTCQSAEDGEESNKKEEGDEEEGDTQTVKEAAKGEEKESGKDSSEDVVNEPTLVEGDDGDDEEKAGSQEEDGEGSEEEGTSPQGLSVVPVVCLSEGEAADAEDSDNSKDEESGHEEVGASGNEEDKEENEVKEDIIEEKATENENDDGTLLHQFTKTSVESQPGSMEDIVDTDSPTSPTEAQKAADDVSSGGSQSCGRIKQNE from the exons ATGCATTTGGTCCAGACTGGTTTGTGGGACTCCCAGCCCCCATCTAAACATGCCTCGCCTATTCCTGTGCCCCCCA CTAGTTTACGCAACCCTCATGTGAGTTCAACCACCCCAGCCAAGCGGATCACGTTTTATAAGAGTGGTGACAGCCAGTTTGGGGGCGTCCGGATGGCGATCCACAAGCGCAGCTTCAAATGCTTTGATGCCCTACTGGACGACCTTTCTCAGAAG GTACCCTTGCCATTTGGTGTAAGAACTGTGACCACACCCCGTGGTACACACACCATCAAACACCTAGAGCAGCTCCAAGATGGTGGCTGCTACCTCTGCTCTGACCGGCGTCAAGCTAAACCAATCAATATGGATCTGGCCAGCAAACGTCAAGGCATCTCCTACCATCACAGCTGGAGGCCCCAGAGGCCTGAGACTTCCTTTGCGACACCCCCAGGCCCTTTGCACTTCCCCCACAGGCAGCGACGGATCCTGCTTGTGAAGAACAGCGAGCCTAGTGTGAGGAGGAGCGTTGTACTGAGTAGACGGTCAGCCAGAAGTCTGAAAGCCTTTCTGGATGAGGTGTCTGAGGTGATGCAGTTTCACGTCCGCAAGCTCTACACGGCAGAAGGACGCAGG ATCGATAGCGCACAAAGCCTGATGACATGTCctggtgtgttggtgtgtgtcggCCGGGAAGCCTTCAGTCCTACGCTCGTCAACTTCATCAGGAAGTCATCTGAGGAAAAATTACCCGGTCTGGGTAGCAAGTCCCCCGGTCTCGGTCCGAGGATTCCTGGTAATGGAGCACGATCTGCTACCCATGGAGTCAGGTCTTCTCATGGAGCACCGTCCAGAGCCAGCGAGTATGATGAAAAACATGACAGCAGGAAAAAAA ATAATTTTGGTTTGGAGACCAAGAAAAGTGTCATCCATCCTCGCTCCGACTCCTCAACTCGCTCCACTCGTTtctctttgtcttctgaaaagtcCTATGGCGCCTGCTCCCAGGCAAGACCAGCTATTATGAATGACGACATTGAAAAGCGTGTCCTTGTTAATAAAGATGGCAGCCTCTCAGTGGAGATGAGGGTGCGCTTTCACCTGCAAAACAATGAAACCATTCACTGGTCcacacaaataaaaaaatctcCCTCCTTGACCAATGACTGCTGCCCCCCAAGCCAAGCCCAGACACATTACCTGCAGAAGGGCCGGTCAGAAACATGTTCAGACCCAGATTCTACATCATACGAAGGGGTGGACTATTCAAGCCAACTGCCGCAGTGTGCGTTGGAGGAGAACCATTACCCTTGTTGCTACCAGAAACAAGATAATCAGTTTGACTTGTGGGAAAACCCTGCCATCCAACACTGTCCTGTCCCACCCACACAGACATCCAGCCACACTATGAGACACACACACTCCTCAAGCTCGTCCTCATCATGCAATACCAGAAGAGTGGTTCGGTGCCGGGCACGTCTGTCCAGGTCTCCAGGTGGCTTGGAATCAGAGCAAAGCCAAGTGTTCCAGAAGGAGATGTGCATGACAGAGCAGGTGGAACGCAGGGTAGAGGTGAGTCAAGAAGGGGACACTCAGGTAGAGGTCTGCAAGGTCAGTCAATGCTGCAGTCAGACTGAAGTTGTCGCCATGGATGCCAACCTTCAACCACCTAGCAGACAGTCAGTTGAGGGTGAGTTGATGATAGGAGAAGATGAAGGCCGCCCACTGTCTACAGTCAGCAGCTCCTCACGTATTCTCCAGTCACTGAAAGAAGACCAGGATGATGAGGAGTATGATCTGCCTCCCAGTGCTTCACAGTGCTCCCACAGAAATGAACCATCCCCTTCACCAACCCCAGTGGCTGAACCCGATGAAGAGCCAGCCAGCGTTGTGTTCACCAGTTCAGTCCATTCTGTCAAAAGCCACACTTGTCACTGTGGAGCAGCTACCCCAGTCATTGAAGCAGATGGGACAGATCGAGCGCCTACCTCCAGGTCTAATGCAAGCAAACATAAATCAGAAGAGGAAATTGAATCTGAGATTTCAGGAGAAGAGGTAAACAGGGCTGTTAGTGGCTTATCTCATCTTGCACGACGTCCAGCAAGCTCTCAGAAATCATGGACGTCAAATGTGTGCTCACACTGTGGGGGTTGGAAACAAGGAGTCAACTCTAACAGCAGTGCTACAAATCAGTCAAATCGA TCCAGCAGGTCCAAATGCACAAATGAAGACTCCGCTAGGAATTCAAGGGAAAACCGGGAGGAAGATGCTACTGCGGAAAAAGCAGCCAGCTCATTGTCAAACAATTCTGGCTCTTCGGTCAAATCTCAGGTGAATGGTCTATCAGGTACTAAAGGGATTCCAGAAGAAGGTGACCCTGACAAACGAGCTCCCAGTGTCCTTTCTGTTAAATCACACAAGTCCTCAAAGACTGGAAAGGCTGAAAGTGTCCTATCAGATAAATCACACGTTTCAGCAAAGTCTGGAACATCTCACAAGTCTGTTTGCAATCACTGTGCAAAAGCACTATCTGATGAACCCATGAAAGGAGCAGAGGCAGAGGAAAGGTCAACCAGTGTAGTGTCAGCAAAGTCACATCACTCTGCCAAGACCAATCAATCCCACAACTCAACCAAAGCTTCAGAACAACCACCGTCTCCTCGCCCAAAATCTGGAGAAGATGTAGAAGAGAGGACAACAAGTCAAATGTCCGGAAAGTTGTCCGTTATTTCCACAAAGTCTTCCAACTGTAAAGACTACAGAAAGGCATCTTCTCCCAGCTTAAAGGTGGAGGATAGTACTGGTGGAAGGATAGAAGCTGAAACACAGCGGAGACCAGAAAGTGTCAAGTCAGCCAAGTCTAAGAAGGAAACCAGTGCAAGGCCTGATGAAGATGCAAAGTCTCACTGTACAAATACAGATATAGACAGTGTGGCAGACAGATCTCCCAGTGCTACATCAGGGAGATCACATGCCTCAGCCAAGTCCTCCAAGTCCCAAAGTTCAAACCACTCAAAAAGCCCTTCAAACCCTCTGAACCCTGACTCAGCTTTGATAGAAACAAACACAGATGAGAAAGCAAATGACAGTGGGGACAACCTTGATGTCATGTCTGTAAAGTCTAAATCGTCTGTGAAGTCTTCTGCTTCTCACAAATCAAACTGTAGTAGAAATACCTCCAGCCCAAATGTTACCATCATATCACAACAAGGAGAAGAAGACCCGTGTGTTACCTCAGAAAATTTAAATGATACTGTTGCTACAGAAACAGTTGAAGAAGGTGAACCTGTAGATGACAGTGCTCCAAAATCTTCTGACTCACATGATATAACATCCTCACCAAAGAGAACTCCTTCTCCTCGAATCCATACCTCCAAACAGTTGTCACCTAACCCAGTATGTGGAGAGACAAGAGGGTCCAGTGCCTTGTCAGTTCACTCCACAACCTTGAGAAAAACCGGCAGATCCAGATGCTGCTGTGAAGCTGCATCAGCCCTTGAAAAAGAAAATAATATAAACGAAGGAGAGGATGAGGAAGATGTTAATAGTGAAGGTGCTTTTGAACAAGCAGTCAGCATCCTGTCATCGGCATCAAAAAGACAAAGGAAAGGATCGGGTGTCACAGAGCAAACTCTGAGTCGGATCTCATCGAGATCAACCTCTcttgagctgccagaggaccatgAAACAGCTG AAAACTCCTCTGCAAAAGAAGACATGGAGAAAATAGAGCCTACCAAGTCCCCTCCAGCAGTTGATATACCTACAATCAAAACACCAGAAGGAGGCAAGGGTGGAGGTGAAGAGCACGGAGGACAACACTTAGAGAGAGCAGCAAGTGCAAGTACAGTCAAAAGCAGCAGATCACATAAGTCCTGCTGTAGATGTCGTGTCACAGCAGCAAGTCAGCTGCTTGACAGTAAGTCTACAAAGAGAGGTGCCAGTTCTAGTCCCAATAGAGTTACCAATGCAGACGATACGGAAAGCACAAAGTCTGCATCAGCAACTCAAAAAATGTACACCTTGAGCAATGAGACCTCCTCTGCCGTCTCAGAAAGAGTTGGTAGAAAATCCCCTTCAAATGCCAGCACAAACCCTACAAAAGACACCGCTGGTGTTTTGGCAAACAGTGAATACCAGGTTATCTGTAGAGCAGGCAGTGAGACCAGAGACATGGAAGACATACcacaaaataagactccaaaatccCAAAATCCCTGTTCCCGTAGGCCTGAGTCAGTAACTTCAACTCAGTCAGAGTCAAAAACAAGTTTAAAGCCGAGCAAAGTAAATCACAACCCAGTCAAAGATCACAAGACCAAGTCCCCAACAGGAAGTGAGGCTTGCCTGTTACACAACCCCAAATCAGGCAGTAAAACTGAGGCGAGTAGTGAGAGCACTCTGTCCCACTCTCTATCTGCTGCTGATCTACTGAAGGAAACCATGGCAGCTGTACGCCCACGCAGCCAACAGTCAAAAACTAGCAAAACCAGTGACAACCCCCAGACTGAGAGAAGTGAGCTATCTCAAAGAAGCAGGAATCAGAGGGATCAGGAGAATTTTGTGGAACTGACTCCTGAATGTCTGCCCAACGCTTCTCCAAATGAGGTTGTTAATGATTGGCTGAGGAGCATCCCAGCCAACAGCAGCATGCTTGCACTCGACAACGAGTTGAATGAGGACGATCAGATGGCAGAGGAGACGAGTTGGAAACCTGAAGAGGAGGCAAAGAAAGAAGAGCTGAACACAGAGGAGGAGCAAGTGGACATTGAGGAGAAAAGTGGGCCACAAGAAGAGGAAAAGGAAGACAAAGGTGAATGTGACACAGCGGGTCAAACGTTAGGTGATCCAGTCGGGACTTCTCCTAGCTCCAAGAACTGGCAGGGTTCTGCTGCAGTCATGAAAGTTCTCCTGGGCTCATCCTTTGGTCGATGCCGCAGCATGCCTGAG GTGTCTCCAGTTTATGGTCGTCGACTGAGCACATCAGCCAGGGGGCTTTTGGACTGTCTGGCCCAGCTCCAGGTCATTGAGCCTGCAATGGGCTTCGTCAGTCACCAACAGAAGGACCAGAGGCCGCATTATGATGAGATTATGGCCGTCCTTCAGTCACTCTGGCTCACTGAACCAAGTGACATTGACGACGTGGACACCAAGAAGAAAAAAGGTGTGGCACAGGTCACGCCACCGACGTCCTCTTCTGGGGTGGGTATGAGCAGTGGCTCAGATGGATCAGGGAAAGGCAATGGAAATCAAGGAGAAGATGAAAGCCCTGCAAAAGAAACTGAATCAGTGCATGAGGAGGAGCCCACGGAGAAGGTGGTAGAAGAGGAGGATGGCAATGGGAGTAATGGAGACATTGAGATGGAACCAGAGAAGACAAGTGAAGCAGACACAGCTGAGGAACTCATGAAGAGTGAGGAGCAACGCACCGTTCCTCAAAGTCTAGAGAGCCTAAAAGCCACAGAGAACCCTTCCACGTTAGACAAGAGCTCTGCCAACGACAGCTCCAAGTCCCTCACAGACAATGAACGAGAGACGCTGGAAGACTCCCACTCAGCCACCCCCCCAACTGTCCTGCGTGCACCCTTGTCGAAAAGACCATCCCAAGACCCAGATCCAGTGTGGGTACTCAACCTGCTGAAGAAACTAGAGAAACAGTTCATGAGCCACTACATCGAAGCTATGACTGAGTTCAAAGTTCGCTGGGATCTGGACGACAGCCTCATCCTGGACACCATGATCTCTGAGCTGAAGGACGAGGTGAGTCAGCGCATTCAGAACAGCATCCAACGAGAGATTAGGAAGATTCAAAGTCGAGCTGGCAAGGGGGGCAGGTCGCCTCGACCGCCGGGGCTGGCAAACATCTCTAGGGACTCCACCATGACGGAGAGGAGGAGACGGATGTTGAAG GTGATGAAGAACCAGTCAGTAAAAACCGCCGACTCTGTCAGCGATGAAGAGTTGACAGGAAGTGATCAGCGAAGCGATGATGAGTACTGCCCCTGTGAGGCTTGCGTTCGTAAGAAAATAGCCGCTCGGCCTTTTAAGAAGAATCCGTTGGCAGCCGAAGCTCCCGTGATGATGGAATTTGACCTTCGTAAGATTCTGCAGCTCAAGAAGAACCCATCTCCCACAACGGTGACAGCATCCCAACCTACAGAGGTCGAAGATGAACGGACGGCAGCAGATGAAGAAGGCAGGAACTTAGAAGtggtggaggaggaagaagaggaggaagaaaccAAACAGGACATTAAAGCTGGTGTTAACCAAGAAACTAGTGGGGAGAATGAAGAGCTGGAGGAACTGAAAGAAGAGCATGAAAAAGAATGCACTTGTCAGTCTGCTGAAGATGGAGAGGAGTCCAACAAAAAAGAAGAGGGTGATGAAGAGGAAGGTGATACGCAGACAGTGAAGGAGGCAGCAAAAGGTGAAGAGAAAGAATCTGGGAAAGACTCTTCAGAAGATGTGGTGAACGAACCTACACTGGTGGAGGGAGATGATGGGGATGATGAGGAGAAGGCGGGGAGTCAAGAGGAAGATGGAGAAGGATCAGAGGAGGAGGGAACCTCCCCACAG GGTCTAAGTGTGGTTCCTGTTGTCTGCCTATCTGAGGGAGAAGCAGCTGATGCTGAAGACTCAGACAACAGTAAAGATGAAGAATCTGGACATGAGGAGGTTGGAGCTTCCGGAAATGAGGAGGACAAAGAAGAGAACGAGGTTAAGGAAGATATCATAGAGGAAAAGGCCACTGAAAATGAAAACGACGATGGGACTCTCCTGCATCAGTTCACTAAGACCTCGGTGGAGTCCCAGCCCGGCTCTATGGAGGACATCGTTGACACAGATTCACCCACGAGTCCCACAGAAGCTCAGAAGGCGGCTGACGATGTGTCTTCTGGTGGCAGCCAATCATGTGGcagaataaaacaaaatgaaTGA